In one Silene latifolia isolate original U9 population chromosome 10, ASM4854445v1, whole genome shotgun sequence genomic region, the following are encoded:
- the LOC141608360 gene encoding uncharacterized protein LOC141608360: MNYEDPNFLKSLQKALKNLQESDPKWQPRREQVIDKFKVSELPEFTGGTDPEAYLDWERRIDRMFEFKDLDDEQCCKYAILRLRRGASLWYECFKARRVRAGKKKITSWHVLKLKLRKRYVPATHRLTTYRNIVDLTQGRLSVLEYIEEFENLALMGDLVEDEDIKMARFLRGLNRSIANAVELQNYTDFDTLCSMCLKVEAQGKAKVTPTYGESSGNWKNEGNPRASIAGVVIEPKTTTTPSSFTKPPAPRENRYTKIRCFKCKDLGIFKMRAQISEQSR; the protein is encoded by the coding sequence ATGAACTACGAAGATCCCAATTTTCTTAAGAGTCTTCAAAAGGCCTTGAAGAATTTGCAAGAATCCGATCCCAAATGGCAGCCTAGACGTGAACAAGTCATTGACAAGTTCAAAGTaagtgaactacccgagttcacAGGAGGCACGGACCCCGAGGCTTATCTCGATTGGGAGAGAAGAATCGATCGGATGTTTGAATTTAAAGATCTTGATGATGAGCAATGTTGCAAGTACGCCATTTTGAGATTGAGACGTGGGGCCTCGTTATGGTATGAATGCTTTAAGGCCAGGCGAGTTCGGGCCGGAAAGAAAAAGATAACATCATGGCACGTGCTTAAACTCAAATTGCGTAAAAGATATGTCCCTGCAACACATAGGCTCACAACCTATCGTAATATTGTCGATCTTACCCAAGGAAGGCTAAGTGTCTTGGAATACATCGAAGAATTTGAAAATCTAGCCTTGATGGGAGATTTGGTGGAAGATGAGGACATAAAAATGGCGCGATTCCTACGCGGTCTAAACCGTAGTATCGCCAACGCCGTTGAGTTGCAGAACTACACGGATTTCGACACCTTGTGTAGTATGTGTCTCAAAGTGGAGGCACAAGGGAAGGCAAAGGTGACACCCACCTATGGTGAGAGTAGTGGGAATTGGAAGAATGAGGGAAACCCAAGGGCAAGCATAGCGGGCGTTGTCATTGAGCCCAAAACAACTACCACCCCTAGTTCCTTTACTAAACCACCCGCCCCGAGAGAAAATAGATACACAAAAATTCGGTGTTTCAAATGCAAGGATTTAGGCATTTTCAAAATGCGTGCCCAAATCAGCGAACAATCACGCTAA